In the genome of Ferrovibrio terrae, the window GCGGCCGGCCGGCGTGATCTGCAGCCGCTTGCCGACGCGCACAAACAGCTGCGTGCCGAGGTCCTCTTCCAGTTTCTGGATGCGCGCCGTCACATTCGACTGCACGCGATGCAGCCGGTTGGCCGCCGCCGTGATGCCGCCGCTTTCCACCACGGTGCGGAAGACATGCAGGTCGGTCAGGTCCATTTTCCATATCTCGTTTAGAGATCAATATGATCAGTATTATTCATTTTACGGGATATGCGGCCAAAGGCAATATCCGCCGCGTCGTTGCAGACCAACCCGAAAAGAGCCTCCCCATGATCCTCGTCGCCTTCCGCAGCCGCCTGCGGCCCGAAGCCACTGAATCTTACGCCGCCATGGCGCAGCAGATCGGCCCGCTGGCGATGGCGGTGCCCGGCTATGTCGCGCACAAGGCCTATACCGCCGCCGATGGCGAACGCGTCACGCTGGTGGAATACGAGTCAGAAGACGCCGTGAAACTCTGGGCGCGCGACCGCCAGCATGCGGCAGCCAAGAAAGCCGGCCATGCCGAGTTCTTTTCCTGGTTTCGCGTGCAGGTCTGCCAGGTGCTGAGCGACCGCAGCCATGATGCCGCCGACAAACGGCCGGCCGCGCCGCCTGCCGCTTCCGGTCATCCGGTGATCGCGCGCTATTACTGAAGCAGCCAGCGCGCCACGATATAGCCGCCGAGCAGCAGCAGCGCGCCATAGAAGGCTTTCCTGAACGCCGCTTCCGACAGGCGGTCGCGCAGGCGCTGGCCGATCACCATGCCGAGCAGGGCCGGCAGCACGCACAGCCCCGAGAGCAGCAGCAGGTCGAGGCTCAGCATGTTGCGGCCACCGAGCGATGCGCCCAGCCCGAGCGTGGAGGCCATGAACAGCATGCCCATCGCCTGCACCAGCTGGTCGCGCGTCAGGCCCAGCGCCTGCAGATACGGCACGCCGGGCACCACGAAGCTGCCGGTCAGTCCGGTCAGCACGCCGTTGATGCCGCCCACTAAAGGTCCCGCCCAGATTTCATGCCGTGCCGGCAGCGACAGCGGCGGACGAGCCAAGCCGAGCAAGGCATAGACCACCAGCAGCAGCCCGAGCAGCGCGCCGAGCGCCTTGGCATCGACGAGTTCGAGCGCGGCGCTGCCGAGCCAGATGGCGACGGCGGCGCAGAGCAGGAACAGCCAGAGCCGCTTCAGCAGCATCCTGAAATGCCCGCCGACAAAGGCCTGCCACAGATTGGTGATCGCGTTGGGCGCCAGCAGCAGGATCATCGCCAGCCTGAGGTCCATGGTGGCGGCGAGCAGCCCGAGCGAGATGCTGGGCAGGCCGAGCCCGATGGTGCCCTTCACCATGCCGGCGAGCAAAAAGACGGCGCCGACCCAGAGCAGCAGGACGGGCTCGAAGGGCAAGGCAACGGGGAAGGACATGACGGGGCGGCTCCGGTGTTTTTTGTGATTTTCAATGCCCGGAGTATGGCAGGCGGCGGCAGGCGAATGCTTCGGCGGTGGCCGAAGTGTCCGCCGTTTCGTCATCTACTTATTACGTCACCCTCGGGCTTGACCCGAGGGTCTTTCTCCATCCGGCATGAGATCCTCGGGTCAAGCCCGAGGATGACGGTTTTAAAGTTGCAGCGTCCTGCCTACCCCAGCCACAGCAACGCCAGCGCGATCACCGCCGGCACGCAACCCCACTCCGTCACCCTCGGACTTGATCCGAGGGTCTTTCTCCGTCCGGCATGAGATCCCGGGTCAAGCCCGGGGACGACGACTATGAGAGCCACAGCAGCGCCAGCGCGATCGCGGCAGGCACGGTCTGGATGTAGAGGATTTTCTTCGCCGCCGTCGCCGCGCCATAGACGCCGGCCACCGCCACACAGGCGAGGAAGAAGCTCTTGATATGCAGCGCGGCGGGTTCGCCCCCTGCGAAGAGCGACGGATAGAGCAGCCCGAACACCAGCCCGGCGGCGAGGAACCCGTTGTAAAGCCCCTGGTTGGCGGCGAGCACCGCCGTGTCGCGCGCTTTCTCGGGCGTGTTGCGGAAGGCCTTCAGTCCGGCCGGCTTGGTCCAGAGAAACATCTCCAGCACCAGGATCCAGACATGCAGCACGGCGACCAGCGCGACGGCAATGTTTGCGATGAGAGACATGGCTTATTCCCCCTTATTCGCTCTTGGCTGCAGCCGCCTGCACGGTCGGATGCTGCGCCACCGCATCGAGCGCGCGGGCGGAGTACACCAGCGCCGCGCCGGCGCTGATCGCGATTGCCACGTTGCAGGCTTCGGCGATCTCTTCTTTCGTCGCGCCATGGCGGATCGCCGCATCGGTGTGCACGGTGATGCAGCCATCGCAGCGCAGGGCGACGCCGACCGCGATCGACATCAGCTCGCGCGTCTTGGCATCGAGATGACCGCTGTCTTTATAGGCCGTCGCCATGGTGCGATAGCCGTCCATCGTGCCGGGGCTGAGCCTGGCGATCTCGCCCATCGTGGTCTTGAGCTGGCGGCGGTAGTCGTTCCAGTCGAGCATCATGGCCTGTTCCCCCCGTGTAAGATGAGGGCAAGGCTGTGCCGCGCTGTCGCGATTGTCAATCTTTGCGATTAGTCGTCTTTGACGAAGGGATTCTTGCCCTTGCGCAGATGCATGCGCACCGGCACGCCCTGCAGGTCGAAATGCTCGCGCAGGCCGTTGATCAGGTAGCGCAGGTAGGATTCCGGGATGTATTCGGCGCGCGGGGCGAACAGCGCCACCGTCGGCGGCCGCGCCTTCACCTGCGTGGCATAGCGGATATTGACGCTGCGCCCGCCGGCCAGCGGCGGCGCGTTGCGCTGGGTCATCTCACTCAGCCAGCGATTGAGCTGCGAGGTCGAGATGCGGGTGTTCCAGCGCTTGTACTGCTGCATCACGGCGGGCAGCAGGCGGTCGAGATGCCGGCCGGTCAATGCAGAGAGCGTCACAACCGGAACACCGCGCGCCTGCGGCAGCGAGCGTTCCAGCCGGTCCTCGATATCCTTCAGCGCCAGCGCGCGATCGTCCACCGCATCCCACTTGTTGATGGCGATGACCAGCGCGCGGCCTTCGTTCAGCACATGATCGGCGATGGTGAGGTCCTGCTTGTCGAAGCCCAGCGCGCCGTCCAGCACCAGCACCACCACCTGGGCGAGACGGATGGTGCGAAGCGAGTCCGCGACCGACAGCTTTTCCAGCTTCTGCTCGACGCGCGACTTGCGCCGCATGCCGGCGGTATCCACCAGCTTCACCTTGCGGCCGTCATACTCCCACTGGATGGCGATGGCGTCGCGGGTCAGGCCGGGCTCGGGCCCGGTCAGCAGGCGGTCGCTGCCGATCAGCGCGTTCACCAGGGTCGACTTGCCGGCATTCGGACGCCCGACGATGGCGAGCTGGATCGGCTTGGCGGGATCGTCGATCAGCGGGGTTTCGTTTTCCGGATCGAGATCGATATCGACCTCGACCAGATCAAGCTCGTCGCCGTCATCGCCCAGCGCGCCGCCGGTGCGGCCGCCGATATGCTCGATCAGCGCCACGGCCAGGTCATACATGCCCTCGCCATGCTCGGCCGAGACCGGCAGCGGATCGCCCAGGCCGAGCGCATAGGCTTCGCCCACGCCGCTCTTGCCCGCGCCGCCTTCGCATTTGTTGGCGACCAGGATCACCGGCGTCTTCTGCTTGCGCAGCCAGTTGGCGAAATGCGAGTCGAGCGGCGTGATGCCGGCGCGGCCATCGATCACGAACAGCACGGCATCGGCCTCAAAGACGGCCGCCTCGGTCTGCAGCCGCATGCGGCCGGTCATGCTCTCGACGTCGGAGTCTTCCAGGCCGGCGGTGTCGACGGCGGTGAATTCCAGGTCGCCGAGCATGGCGGCGCCTTCGCGCCGGTCGCGCGTCACGCCCGGCGTGTCATCGACAATGGCGAGGCGCTTGCCAACCAGACGATTGAACAGCGTCGACTTGCCGACATTGGGCCGGCCGACAATGGCTACTTTAGCGGTCATGATCTCTACTTTTTAACGCAGCGCCGTCAGCCGCGCATCTTCCGTCACGATATAAACAGTGCCGTCAGCCACGACAGGCGGCTGCGCCGCTTTGTCGGAGAGGCTCATCGCGCCGATCAGGTCGCCGGTATAGGGCGAGATCGACAGCATGCGTTCGTCGCTGGAGGCGACCAGCAGGCGGTCGCCGGCCAGAACCGGGCCCCACCAGGTGATCACGCCCTTGTTGGTGCGCGCCTTGGGGTCTTCGTAGCGACGCAGCTGGCGGATCCACTTCACCCGGCCGTCGCGGCGCGACAGGCAGATGATCTCGGAATCGATGGTGATGGCATAGATGAACTCGCCGGCGACCCAGGGCGTCTGGATGCTGGGGATCACGCGTTCCCACACGCGCTCGCCGGTGCGCAGGTCGAGCGCCACGAAACGGCCCGACTGGCTGACGGCGTAGACGCGGCCGCGGTCGATCACCGGGCGGCCATTGATGTCGTTCAGGGCGCCGGCCTGGCTGAAGCGGCCGCTGGCGCGCACCAGCTGTTCGCCCCAGGCGACCACGCCGGTATCGGCGCGCAGCGCGAGGATTTCGCCCGACGAATACGGCGCCACCACGGTGTTGCCCTCGACCGCCGGATTGGCGGCGCCGAGGAAGCCGGCCTGCTCGGCAATGCCGGTATGGGTCCACAGCTCCGTGCCGCGCTCGATGTCGAGCGCATGCATCTGGTTGTCGTAGGTGATGACGAAGACGCGGCCGGCATCTGCGGTCGGCGCGCCGCGGATCGGCTGCTTGAGCTGCGTCGCCCAGAAGGCGCGGCCGGTGGCCGGCTCCAGCGCCACGACATCGCCGTAGCCGGTGGCGACGAACAGCCTGTCGGCATGCCAGGCGAGACCGCCGCCGGTGGCGCCGCTGTCTTCCTTGCGCGGCGTGAGGTTGACGCGCCACAGGCGCTTGCCGGTCTGCGCGTCAAAGGCGCTGATATTCGCCGCCGCATCCATGGCAAAGACGCGGCCGCCGGCGATCACCGGCTGCGACAGGATCTTCTGTTCGTCGTCGGCGGATTCACCGAGATCGGCGGTCCAGGCGGTGCGCAGCGTCTCGCCGAGTTCGAGATGCTGCATGGCATGGCCGGGATAACCGCCGCCCTGCGGCCATTCGGCATTGCGCCACGGCTTGGGCAGCGCGACCGGCGTTTCCGCCAGCTGCGGATCGGGATCGAGCTGGCTGTCAAACGCCAGCACCGAGATGCGCTCGCCGGTGGCCTCGACCTTCCGCTCCTCGTCGAACCAGCCGCCGATGGTGTCGCAGCCGGCAAGGCCTAACGTCACCACAACGAGAATGGCGAGGCGCTGCTTGGAGGTTCCGATCATTCGTGCTGCCCCGATGCCTGCGTGTTTACTGACCAGAAATCACTGTACCGGACCGCCGAGCGCGGCCAGCAGTTCGGCGGCGCGGCCACGCAGGCCGGCCGGAACCAGCGGATCGTCGGCCAGTGCGGTGAGCTGGCGACGCGCCTCCTCGACGTTGCCGGCCTTGAATTCGGCGATGGCGCCCAGTTCGCGGGCATTGGC includes:
- a CDS encoding carboxymuconolactone decarboxylase family protein; this encodes MMLDWNDYRRQLKTTMGEIARLSPGTMDGYRTMATAYKDSGHLDAKTRELMSIAVGVALRCDGCITVHTDAAIRHGATKEEIAEACNVAIAISAGAALVYSARALDAVAQHPTVQAAAAKSE
- a CDS encoding sulfite exporter TauE/SafE family protein gives rise to the protein MSFPVALPFEPVLLLWVGAVFLLAGMVKGTIGLGLPSISLGLLAATMDLRLAMILLLAPNAITNLWQAFVGGHFRMLLKRLWLFLLCAAVAIWLGSAALELVDAKALGALLGLLLVVYALLGLARPPLSLPARHEIWAGPLVGGINGVLTGLTGSFVVPGVPYLQALGLTRDQLVQAMGMLFMASTLGLGASLGGRNMLSLDLLLLSGLCVLPALLGMVIGQRLRDRLSEAAFRKAFYGALLLLGGYIVARWLLQ
- a CDS encoding antibiotic biosynthesis monooxygenase family protein, translating into MILVAFRSRLRPEATESYAAMAQQIGPLAMAVPGYVAHKAYTAADGERVTLVEYESEDAVKLWARDRQHAAAKKAGHAEFFSWFRVQVCQVLSDRSHDAADKRPAAPPAASGHPVIARYY
- a CDS encoding PQQ-like beta-propeller repeat protein; the protein is MIGTSKQRLAILVVVTLGLAGCDTIGGWFDEERKVEATGERISVLAFDSQLDPDPQLAETPVALPKPWRNAEWPQGGGYPGHAMQHLELGETLRTAWTADLGESADDEQKILSQPVIAGGRVFAMDAAANISAFDAQTGKRLWRVNLTPRKEDSGATGGGLAWHADRLFVATGYGDVVALEPATGRAFWATQLKQPIRGAPTADAGRVFVITYDNQMHALDIERGTELWTHTGIAEQAGFLGAANPAVEGNTVVAPYSSGEILALRADTGVVAWGEQLVRASGRFSQAGALNDINGRPVIDRGRVYAVSQSGRFVALDLRTGERVWERVIPSIQTPWVAGEFIYAITIDSEIICLSRRDGRVKWIRQLRRYEDPKARTNKGVITWWGPVLAGDRLLVASSDERMLSISPYTGDLIGAMSLSDKAAQPPVVADGTVYIVTEDARLTALR
- the der gene encoding ribosome biogenesis GTPase Der; its protein translation is MTAKVAIVGRPNVGKSTLFNRLVGKRLAIVDDTPGVTRDRREGAAMLGDLEFTAVDTAGLEDSDVESMTGRMRLQTEAAVFEADAVLFVIDGRAGITPLDSHFANWLRKQKTPVILVANKCEGGAGKSGVGEAYALGLGDPLPVSAEHGEGMYDLAVALIEHIGGRTGGALGDDGDELDLVEVDIDLDPENETPLIDDPAKPIQLAIVGRPNAGKSTLVNALIGSDRLLTGPEPGLTRDAIAIQWEYDGRKVKLVDTAGMRRKSRVEQKLEKLSVADSLRTIRLAQVVVLVLDGALGFDKQDLTIADHVLNEGRALVIAINKWDAVDDRALALKDIEDRLERSLPQARGVPVVTLSALTGRHLDRLLPAVMQQYKRWNTRISTSQLNRWLSEMTQRNAPPLAGGRSVNIRYATQVKARPPTVALFAPRAEYIPESYLRYLINGLREHFDLQGVPVRMHLRKGKNPFVKDD
- a CDS encoding DUF1304 domain-containing protein, whose product is MSLIANIAVALVAVLHVWILVLEMFLWTKPAGLKAFRNTPEKARDTAVLAANQGLYNGFLAAGLVFGLLYPSLFAGGEPAALHIKSFFLACVAVAGVYGAATAAKKILYIQTVPAAIALALLWLS